One Syntrophales bacterium DNA segment encodes these proteins:
- the queF gene encoding preQ(1) synthase codes for MTSKKDLEGLTLLGEEKTRPGKKLETFPNHNPERDYTVTLRTEEFTCVCPATGQPDFAVLTIRYIPDRKILESKSLKLYLWSYRDRGVFHEHVTNAILDDLVAALAPRWCKVTGEFAVRGGISITVEAEYKASGC; via the coding sequence ATGACGTCGAAGAAGGACCTGGAGGGCCTGACCCTCCTGGGGGAGGAAAAAACCCGGCCGGGGAAGAAGCTGGAGACGTTCCCCAACCACAACCCGGAGCGGGACTACACGGTGACCCTCCGGACGGAGGAGTTCACCTGTGTGTGTCCGGCCACGGGCCAGCCCGACTTCGCCGTCCTCACCATCCGCTACATTCCGGACCGGAAGATCCTGGAGTCCAAGTCCCTGAAGCTCTACCTCTGGTCCTACCGGGACCGGGGCGTCTTCCACGAGCACGTGACGAACGCCATCCTGGACGATCTCGTGGCGGCCCTGGCGCCGCGCTGGTGCAAGGTCACCGGCGAGTTCGCCGTCCGCGGAGGCATCTCCATCACCGTCGAGGCGGAGTACAAGGCATCAGGCTGTTGA
- a CDS encoding queuosine precursor transporter, translating to MNDSSNGRSRWLPAITALFVTSLIVANLIAVKLIQAGPLVLPAAVIIFPLSYIFGDVLTEVYGYGRARRVIWTGFACNLLAVLAMAASIRIPAAPFWTLGSLDGAASNQAYEALLGYAPRLLAASFAAYLVGEFLNAFVLAKMKIMTAGRFLWMRTIGSTVLGQLADSAIFITAAFWGTIPPPVLGTMIVTQWLVKSAYEAAFTPVTYLVVGFLKRAEGCDVYDRHTRFNPFLWGDRSRETSLRGKG from the coding sequence ATGAATGACTCTTCAAACGGGCGATCCCGGTGGCTGCCGGCCATCACGGCCCTCTTCGTCACCTCCCTGATCGTCGCCAACCTGATCGCCGTCAAGCTGATTCAGGCGGGTCCCCTCGTCCTGCCGGCGGCGGTCATCATTTTCCCCCTGTCGTACATCTTCGGTGACGTTCTGACGGAGGTTTACGGATATGGCCGAGCCCGGCGGGTCATCTGGACGGGCTTTGCCTGCAATCTCCTGGCTGTCCTCGCCATGGCGGCAAGCATCCGGATCCCCGCCGCTCCCTTCTGGACCCTGGGTTCCCTGGACGGGGCCGCTTCGAACCAGGCGTATGAGGCCCTCCTGGGATACGCGCCGCGGCTCCTCGCGGCGTCCTTTGCGGCCTACCTCGTCGGGGAATTTCTCAATGCCTTCGTCCTGGCAAAGATGAAAATCATGACGGCGGGGCGCTTCCTCTGGATGCGGACCATCGGGTCCACCGTGCTGGGTCAGCTTGCCGACTCGGCCATCTTCATCACGGCGGCCTTCTGGGGGACGATCCCGCCGCCCGTCCTGGGGACGATGATTGTGACCCAGTGGCTCGTCAAGAGCGCCTACGAGGCGGCCTTCACACCCGTCACCTACCTCGTCGTGGGATTTCTCAAGCGGGCCGAGGGGTGCGATGTCTACGACCGCCACACCCGCTTCAACCCCTTCCTGTGGGGAGACCGCTCCCGGGAGACGTCGCTCCGCGGCAAGGGCTGA
- a CDS encoding alpha/beta fold hydrolase, whose protein sequence is MTSRAYRPSGWLKNTHVQTLLASSRLRVLGRHPMEDAASEVILDGVHRSRLQGFHSPQPGGKPRGLVILLHGWEGGADSAYIRSAGRCFWDRGLDVFRLNLRDHGKSHHLNEGLFHGALIDETHAATASAATLAKGAPCWIMGFSMGGNFALRMALGQGREPIPGLRRVFAVSPALDPYKSTLAIDEGPALYRRYFLNKWKRSLRKKERLFPERYRFGELLKEHDTCLGLTEAIMGYFPQFPDYRTYFRKYTLLDGTFRSLETPVTIFISADDPVIDVKDFRELAPGPKLDLRILSHGGHCGFFESAFPFASHHEREAMRMIEEECRGEVPSRNGVVAFPRLDCYRNRPV, encoded by the coding sequence ATGACGAGCCGTGCGTACCGGCCTTCGGGCTGGCTGAAAAATACCCATGTTCAAACCCTTCTCGCCAGTTCGCGCCTTCGGGTCCTCGGCCGCCATCCCATGGAGGATGCCGCCTCGGAGGTCATCCTGGACGGCGTGCACCGATCCCGCCTCCAGGGATTTCATTCCCCGCAGCCCGGCGGAAAGCCGCGGGGCCTGGTCATCCTCCTGCACGGTTGGGAAGGCGGCGCCGACTCCGCCTATATCCGCTCGGCGGGGCGCTGTTTCTGGGACCGGGGGCTCGACGTCTTCCGCCTCAACCTGCGGGATCACGGGAAAAGCCATCACCTCAACGAGGGGCTCTTCCACGGCGCCCTCATCGACGAAACCCATGCCGCCACCGCGTCTGCCGCGACGCTGGCGAAGGGCGCCCCCTGCTGGATCATGGGCTTCTCCATGGGGGGCAACTTCGCCCTCCGGATGGCTCTCGGGCAGGGCCGGGAGCCCATCCCGGGCCTCCGCCGCGTCTTCGCGGTCAGCCCGGCGCTCGATCCCTACAAGTCCACACTGGCCATCGACGAGGGGCCTGCCCTCTACCGGAGGTATTTCCTGAACAAATGGAAGCGCTCCCTCCGGAAGAAGGAGCGACTCTTCCCCGAGCGGTACCGCTTCGGGGAGCTGCTGAAGGAGCACGACACCTGCCTCGGCCTCACGGAGGCCATCATGGGCTACTTCCCCCAATTCCCCGATTACCGGACCTATTTCCGGAAGTACACGCTCCTGGACGGGACGTTCCGGTCCCTGGAGACGCCGGTGACGATCTTCATCTCCGCCGACGATCCCGTCATTGACGTCAAGGATTTCCGGGAGCTGGCACCGGGCCCGAAACTGGACCTGCGGATTCTTTCCCATGGCGGGCACTGCGGCTTCTTCGAATCGGCCTTCCCGTTTGCCAGCCACCACGAACGGGAGGCGATGCGGATGATCGAGGAGGAATGCCGGGGAGAGGTGCCGTCCCGCAATGGAGTCGTTGCTTTTCCGCGGCTGGATTGCTATAGGAATCGCCCTGTTTGA
- a CDS encoding histone deacetylase family protein has product MYPYDFPIRNQTRPPVELAVRAGYYCIDTFTPLNRKAFVAAKRAVDCALTGASLILEGVRLAYALVRPPGHHAEPRAFGGFCYFNNAAAAAQYLSEFGSVAILDLDYHHGNGNQVIFYRRCDVLTLSIHAHPSLAYPYFSGFADEKGEGEGAGCNGNYPLPEAVDGPAYLAMLDRVLSRVRHFRPKFLVVCLGLDTARGDPTGSWSMKAREFKEMGLRIGGLRRPTLVVQEGGYDNRSIGANARSFFEGLWSGTFLDNRRPGNGLNSRGG; this is encoded by the coding sequence GTGTACCCCTATGACTTTCCAATCCGCAACCAGACCCGGCCGCCGGTGGAGCTGGCCGTCCGGGCGGGGTACTACTGCATCGACACGTTCACGCCCCTCAACCGGAAAGCCTTCGTAGCGGCGAAGCGGGCCGTCGACTGTGCACTGACCGGCGCCTCCCTGATCCTCGAGGGGGTCCGGCTGGCCTATGCCCTCGTGAGGCCGCCGGGACACCACGCAGAGCCCCGCGCCTTCGGGGGCTTCTGTTATTTCAACAACGCCGCCGCCGCGGCCCAGTACCTGAGCGAGTTCGGGTCCGTGGCGATCCTGGACCTGGACTACCACCACGGGAACGGGAACCAGGTGATCTTCTATCGGCGGTGCGACGTCCTGACCCTCTCGATCCACGCCCATCCGTCCCTGGCCTATCCCTATTTCAGCGGGTTCGCCGACGAGAAGGGAGAAGGGGAGGGGGCCGGATGCAACGGGAACTATCCCCTCCCGGAGGCGGTGGACGGTCCTGCCTACCTGGCGATGCTCGACAGGGTTCTTTCGCGGGTCCGGCATTTCCGGCCGAAGTTTCTTGTGGTATGCCTCGGCCTGGACACGGCCCGGGGGGATCCGACGGGAAGCTGGAGCATGAAGGCGCGTGAATTCAAGGAGATGGGCCTGCGGATCGGGGGTCTGCGCCGGCCGACGCTGGTGGTGCAGGAGGGGGGATATGACAACCGCTCCATTGGGGCGAACGCCCGGTCGTTCTTCGAGGGGCTCTGGTCTGGGACGTTTCTGGACAACAGGAGGCCGGGAAACGGGCTGAACAGTCGCGGCGGATAA
- a CDS encoding MG2 domain-containing protein: protein MISGHSNPSRRPVGLILLLLLLLPFLSTAPAVHGAAAPGIEQFSPQGSARNVRQVAVRFATAMVPLGDPRLADPFTVSCPEKGSGRWVDSRHWVYDFSRNLPSGVSCRFEPRPGLKDLEGRGLPGAKVYSFTTGGPAVLRSWPGEGSESVHADQAFVLLLDGDADEESIVKHVYFSVAGIGDRVGITILSGEERAAILKTLGLLKQGSRVVVVRARRVFPDETAVNLVWEAGVRSKTGLTREQDQILAFKTSGPFRAEFRCSRENPDRACIPLLPMAVRFSSPVPAAALEKITLKTKAGRVFKPAVRTDDEDAGYVWRALFEGPFPQKGEFTLSLPADLRDEAGRSLANAAQFPLAVRTDAYPPLAKFAGRFGIVESRAGVLLPVTIRNLEADLDAQLLRVVKRPGQPGPEAVSGAPAAKKKAVLDQRLAGKIRPVDGAQESQVIRWLYRVAAAKREAPVLKEEKGVRTLPVSMPAGRQATQVVGLKLPGPGFYIVEMESRILGEHLLQKPAPLYVPAAALVTNLAAHFKWGRESSLVWVTSLDRGEPVKGAAVALRDCTGRPVWEGKTGPDGIALIRKALPRESQLPRCKGETNWEEASRALADIHGGLFVFARSGSDMTFTHSSWNDGIEPWRFNIPTGSGGPEGAVTAHTILDRTLFRAGETVHMKHVIRSRTGQGFTLPGAAAMPKELVIEHRGTGQSYRLPLAWQTGGLAVNAWSIPQGAKLGLYDVSLSMGGKSARRLPSGMFRVEEFRVPLMKAAVQGPREPLVNARQADVDLSVSYLSGGGAGGLAVKLRGEVRDREVSFADWEGYEFTGEPLEEGVTERSRREIPEDGEETGMEPPEVPDRMAPPAKGRLAVQDLVLGTGGAIRARLSDLPAVDCPREIHLEMEFRDPNGEVQTAATNIPLYPSRRLVGIQPESWAASRENLRYRVAVVDLKGRAVPGAEVSVDVYTRKVLSHRVRLVGGFYAYRSSVEITKVGRHCSGRTDKNGRLGCEGPVSQSGSLILAARTADEQGNAALSRRTVWVAGKEDWWFETGNDDRMDVLPERRSYEPGETARFQVRMPFRKATVLVTAEREGVLDAFTRTLSGKGPVLEVPVREHWSPNVFVTVLAVRGRTGTPAPTALFDAGKPAWRFGIGEIQVGWKAHELKVQVLPDREAYRIRERANVKIRVSRADGQPLPKGAEVAVAAVDKGLLQLLGNDSWKLLEAMMSRRPCEVTTSTAQSMVLGKRHFGLKAMPHGGGGGRQITRELFDTLLFWNGRVVLDERGEAAVTIPLNDSLTAFRIAAVALAGSDLFGTGGADIRTTQDLMVLSGLPPLVREGDRFDAAFTLRNTTERSMDVEAVLTAEGLRERPAPQRITLPAGSARDIAWSISVPAGIRTLQYELTAREAGGAVEDRLKVRQQVVEAVPVRAFQGTLEQLRPEARVPVEKPADALAGRGGLEVSLRPKLGQGLAGVRDYMERYPYGCLEQRVSRAVVLGDRNLWQSIVNTLPSYLDADGLLKYFPGMVLGSDVLTSYVLSVTHEAGLSLPEDVKERVSRGLGAFLAGRVKRAGSLPTADLAIRKVAAAEALSRHGGLDVKLLTAIPVDLDLWPTSAVIDWIRLLQHLEGRGGRETSLREALKILRARLSLQGTLLGFSTERNDGLWWLMASADANAAKAMLALLPENEWREDMPRLAKGFLGRMKRGRWDTTVANAWGILAARAFSARYEKDPVAGSTTAGLGTAAKSLAWSSSPQGGVLSLPWPRGTDTLRLAHQGSGAPWAEVRSLAAVPLKKPFASGFRVTRTVRAIEQKKKGAWTAGDVVRVKLEMDAAADMTWVVVSDPVPAGASILRTDIGGGSTLLRAGERSRGYAWPAFTEKSFEACRFYYEYVPKGKWSVEYTLRLNNAGTFHLPPTRVEALYAPEMFGESPNAILKVGAP, encoded by the coding sequence ATGATTTCCGGACACTCGAATCCATCCCGCCGCCCGGTGGGGCTCATCCTGCTGCTCCTGCTGCTCCTGCCGTTTCTCTCCACAGCGCCGGCGGTCCATGGCGCCGCTGCACCCGGGATCGAGCAGTTCAGCCCCCAGGGGAGCGCCCGCAACGTCCGGCAGGTGGCGGTCCGCTTCGCCACGGCCATGGTGCCCCTCGGTGATCCCCGCCTGGCGGATCCCTTCACGGTTTCGTGTCCCGAAAAGGGAAGCGGGCGCTGGGTGGACTCCCGGCACTGGGTCTATGATTTTTCCCGGAACCTGCCGTCGGGGGTCTCCTGCCGCTTCGAGCCGCGGCCGGGCCTGAAGGACCTGGAGGGCCGCGGGCTCCCCGGCGCGAAGGTCTATTCCTTCACGACGGGCGGTCCCGCCGTCCTGCGCTCATGGCCCGGGGAAGGCAGCGAAAGCGTCCACGCGGACCAGGCCTTCGTTCTCCTCCTCGATGGAGATGCCGATGAGGAATCGATCGTGAAGCACGTCTATTTCTCCGTCGCCGGGATCGGAGACCGCGTGGGAATCACGATCCTGTCGGGGGAGGAGCGGGCGGCCATTCTGAAGACCCTCGGCCTTCTGAAACAGGGTAGCCGGGTCGTGGTGGTCCGGGCGCGGCGCGTGTTTCCCGACGAGACGGCGGTGAACCTCGTCTGGGAGGCCGGCGTCCGGTCCAAGACGGGGCTGACCCGGGAGCAGGACCAGATCCTCGCCTTCAAGACAAGCGGTCCATTCCGGGCCGAATTCCGCTGTTCCCGGGAGAATCCGGACCGGGCCTGCATCCCGCTCCTGCCGATGGCGGTGCGCTTCTCCTCGCCGGTCCCCGCGGCGGCCCTGGAAAAGATCACCCTGAAGACAAAGGCGGGCCGCGTCTTCAAACCCGCCGTCCGGACCGATGACGAGGACGCCGGCTACGTCTGGCGCGCCCTCTTCGAGGGACCGTTTCCCCAGAAGGGCGAATTTACCCTGAGCCTTCCGGCGGACCTCCGGGACGAGGCGGGGCGCTCCCTAGCCAATGCCGCCCAGTTTCCTCTGGCGGTGAGGACCGATGCGTATCCGCCCCTGGCGAAGTTCGCCGGGCGGTTCGGCATCGTGGAGAGCCGCGCCGGGGTGCTTCTGCCCGTGACGATCCGCAACCTCGAGGCGGATCTGGACGCCCAGTTGCTCCGCGTCGTGAAGAGGCCGGGGCAGCCGGGTCCGGAGGCCGTGTCCGGCGCCCCCGCCGCCAAGAAGAAGGCGGTTCTCGACCAGCGCCTCGCCGGGAAGATCCGCCCGGTTGACGGGGCGCAGGAGTCCCAGGTCATCCGCTGGCTCTACCGCGTCGCCGCGGCGAAGCGGGAAGCCCCCGTCCTGAAGGAGGAGAAGGGCGTCCGGACGCTTCCCGTATCCATGCCGGCGGGCCGTCAGGCCACGCAGGTCGTCGGCCTGAAGCTGCCGGGGCCGGGATTCTACATCGTGGAGATGGAGAGCCGGATCCTCGGTGAGCATCTCCTGCAGAAACCGGCGCCGCTCTACGTGCCCGCCGCCGCCCTGGTGACGAACCTGGCGGCCCACTTCAAGTGGGGCCGCGAGTCGTCTCTCGTCTGGGTGACCAGCCTGGACAGGGGCGAGCCCGTCAAGGGGGCCGCCGTGGCGCTCCGGGACTGCACGGGCCGCCCGGTCTGGGAGGGAAAGACCGGTCCCGACGGGATCGCCCTCATCCGGAAGGCCCTTCCACGGGAAAGCCAGTTGCCCCGTTGCAAGGGGGAGACGAATTGGGAAGAGGCGTCCCGGGCCCTGGCGGATATCCACGGCGGCCTCTTCGTCTTTGCCCGGTCCGGCTCCGACATGACCTTTACCCACTCGAGCTGGAACGACGGGATCGAGCCCTGGCGCTTCAACATCCCGACGGGCTCCGGCGGACCGGAAGGAGCCGTCACCGCCCACACGATCCTGGACCGGACCCTCTTCCGCGCCGGTGAGACGGTTCACATGAAGCACGTGATCCGGAGCCGCACGGGTCAGGGATTCACCCTTCCCGGTGCGGCCGCGATGCCCAAGGAGCTGGTGATCGAGCACCGGGGAACCGGGCAGTCGTACCGCCTGCCTCTGGCTTGGCAGACAGGAGGACTGGCGGTGAATGCCTGGTCGATTCCGCAGGGGGCGAAGCTCGGCCTCTACGACGTTTCCCTCTCCATGGGCGGTAAGAGCGCCAGGAGGCTCCCCTCCGGCATGTTTCGGGTGGAGGAGTTCCGGGTTCCGCTCATGAAGGCGGCCGTCCAGGGTCCCCGGGAGCCCCTTGTGAACGCCCGCCAGGCCGACGTGGACCTCTCGGTGTCCTATCTCTCCGGCGGCGGCGCCGGAGGCCTGGCCGTGAAGCTCCGGGGGGAGGTGCGCGACCGGGAGGTCTCCTTTGCCGACTGGGAGGGGTACGAGTTCACCGGCGAGCCGCTGGAGGAGGGAGTGACCGAACGGTCCCGGCGCGAGATCCCGGAGGACGGGGAGGAAACGGGCATGGAGCCCCCGGAGGTGCCCGATCGCATGGCTCCACCGGCGAAAGGCCGTCTGGCCGTGCAGGACCTGGTTCTTGGGACGGGCGGGGCAATCCGCGCCCGGCTGTCGGATCTTCCGGCGGTGGACTGCCCCCGGGAGATCCACCTGGAGATGGAGTTCCGCGATCCCAACGGCGAGGTGCAGACCGCGGCAACGAACATTCCCCTCTATCCCTCCCGGAGGCTCGTCGGCATCCAGCCCGAGTCCTGGGCGGCCTCCCGGGAGAACCTTCGCTACCGCGTGGCGGTGGTGGACCTCAAGGGGCGGGCGGTTCCCGGCGCGGAGGTGTCCGTCGACGTATACACCCGGAAGGTCCTGAGCCACCGGGTCCGCCTGGTGGGAGGATTTTACGCCTACCGCAGCAGCGTGGAAATCACGAAGGTGGGCCGGCACTGCTCCGGGCGGACCGACAAGAACGGCCGGCTGGGCTGCGAGGGGCCCGTGTCGCAGTCGGGAAGCCTGATCCTGGCGGCCCGGACAGCCGACGAGCAGGGCAACGCGGCCCTGTCCCGGCGCACCGTCTGGGTGGCCGGCAAGGAAGACTGGTGGTTCGAGACCGGGAACGACGACCGCATGGACGTCCTGCCGGAGCGGCGGAGTTACGAGCCGGGGGAGACGGCCCGCTTCCAGGTGAGGATGCCCTTCCGCAAGGCGACGGTCCTGGTGACGGCGGAGCGGGAGGGGGTCCTGGATGCCTTCACGCGGACGCTATCCGGCAAGGGGCCCGTCCTGGAGGTTCCCGTCCGGGAGCACTGGTCGCCCAACGTCTTCGTCACCGTCCTGGCCGTCCGGGGACGGACCGGCACGCCCGCTCCGACGGCCCTGTTTGACGCCGGCAAGCCCGCCTGGCGCTTCGGCATCGGCGAGATCCAGGTGGGCTGGAAGGCCCATGAGCTGAAGGTCCAGGTCCTGCCGGACCGGGAGGCTTACCGCATCCGCGAACGGGCGAACGTGAAGATCCGGGTCTCCCGGGCGGACGGACAACCGCTCCCGAAGGGTGCGGAGGTGGCCGTGGCGGCAGTGGACAAGGGGCTCCTCCAGCTCCTGGGCAATGACAGCTGGAAACTCCTGGAGGCCATGATGTCCCGCCGGCCCTGCGAGGTAACCACTTCCACGGCCCAGTCGATGGTCCTGGGGAAGCGGCACTTCGGCCTGAAGGCCATGCCCCATGGGGGAGGCGGGGGCAGGCAGATTACGCGGGAGCTCTTCGACACGCTCCTCTTCTGGAACGGACGGGTCGTCCTCGACGAACGGGGAGAGGCCGCCGTGACGATTCCCCTGAACGACTCCCTGACGGCCTTCCGGATTGCCGCGGTGGCCCTGGCGGGATCGGACCTGTTTGGTACCGGTGGCGCGGACATCCGGACGACCCAGGACCTGATGGTCCTCTCGGGCCTGCCCCCCCTGGTCCGCGAGGGAGACCGCTTCGATGCGGCCTTCACCCTTCGGAACACGACGGAGCGCTCGATGGACGTGGAGGCTGTCCTCACGGCCGAGGGCCTGCGGGAGCGGCCGGCGCCTCAGAGGATCACGCTTCCCGCCGGTTCCGCCCGGGACATTGCCTGGTCGATCTCCGTCCCGGCGGGCATCAGGACGCTCCAATACGAGCTGACGGCCCGGGAGGCCGGCGGCGCGGTGGAGGACCGGTTGAAAGTCCGGCAGCAGGTCGTCGAGGCGGTCCCGGTCCGGGCCTTCCAGGGGACCCTGGAGCAGCTTCGCCCGGAGGCCCGGGTGCCCGTGGAGAAACCCGCCGACGCCCTGGCCGGACGGGGCGGCCTGGAAGTCAGCCTCCGGCCCAAACTCGGACAGGGCCTGGCGGGGGTCCGGGACTACATGGAGCGGTATCCCTACGGATGCCTGGAGCAGCGGGTGTCCCGGGCGGTTGTCCTGGGAGACCGGAACCTCTGGCAGTCCATCGTGAACACGCTGCCATCGTACCTGGACGCGGACGGCCTCCTCAAGTATTTCCCGGGGATGGTCCTGGGAAGCGACGTCCTGACGTCCTATGTCCTTTCCGTGACGCACGAGGCGGGTCTTTCCCTGCCGGAGGACGTGAAGGAGCGGGTCAGCCGGGGGCTCGGAGCATTCCTGGCTGGCCGGGTGAAAAGGGCCGGGAGCCTTCCCACGGCGGACCTGGCCATTCGCAAGGTCGCCGCCGCGGAAGCCCTGTCCCGGCACGGGGGGCTCGACGTCAAGCTCCTGACGGCCATTCCGGTGGACCTGGATCTCTGGCCCACCTCGGCGGTGATCGACTGGATCCGCCTGCTTCAACACCTCGAGGGCCGCGGCGGACGGGAAACGAGCCTCCGGGAGGCCCTGAAGATCCTCCGGGCGCGACTGAGCCTGCAGGGAACGCTCCTGGGCTTCTCCACGGAGAGGAACGACGGGCTCTGGTGGCTCATGGCCTCGGCGGACGCCAACGCCGCCAAGGCCATGCTGGCCCTTCTTCCCGAGAATGAATGGCGGGAAGACATGCCCCGGCTGGCCAAGGGGTTCCTGGGGAGGATGAAGCGGGGGCGGTGGGACACCACCGTTGCCAACGCCTGGGGGATCCTCGCGGCCCGCGCCTTCTCGGCACGGTACGAAAAGGATCCCGTGGCGGGTTCGACGACAGCGGGCCTGGGAACGGCAGCGAAGAGCCTTGCCTGGTCCTCCTCGCCCCAGGGGGGCGTCCTGTCCCTGCCGTGGCCCCGGGGGACGGATACGCTGCGCCTTGCCCATCAGGGAAGCGGGGCGCCCTGGGCGGAGGTCCGCAGCCTGGCCGCGGTGCCCCTGAAGAAGCCCTTTGCGTCGGGATTCCGGGTGACCCGGACGGTCCGGGCCATCGAGCAGAAGAAGAAGGGGGCCTGGACGGCCGGGGACGTCGTCCGGGTGAAGCTGGAAATGGATGCCGCTGCCGACATGACCTGGGTCGTCGTGAGCGATCCCGTCCCGGCGGGGGCCTCGATCCTCCGGACGGACATCGGGGGCGGATCGACCCTCCTTCGGGCGGGTGAGCGGTCCCGGGGCTACGCCTGGCCGGCCTTCACGGAGAAGTCCTTCGAGGCCTGCCGTTTCTATTACGAGTACGTGCCGAAGGGAAAGTGGTCCGTGGAGTACACCCTGAGGCTCAACAACGCCGGGACGTTCCACCTGCCGCCGACACGGGTGGAGGCGCTCTACGCCCCGGAGATGTTCGGCGAATCGCCGAACGCGATCCTGAAAGTCGGGGCTCCGTGA
- the pbpC gene encoding penicillin-binding protein 1C has translation MRKKILLWAAAILVLVTGAAAWILSGMMRGGPPPPSFAQVREDRRLSEAFLLDRQGRVIHELRVDPSGRRLQWVALDDISPALIQAVVRGEDRRFREHGGIDWLAAAGSFARRISGGPLRGASTISMQLAARLDREARPRAVRRTWEEKIRQARAALRLEEAWTKDQIIEAYLNLITFRGELQGVAAASRGLFGKDPSGLTDEEAFLLAALIPAGRARPEQAAARAWRMVRSLDVQTTPDRLRSLADERLGQPYVIQPAVALAPHVARLLLTEGNRRVTSTLDGDLQRQVTEILRRHLDMLRDRNVRDGAVLVADNRTGAILAYAGNQGPDSSAPFVDGVRAPRQAGSTLKPFLYGLALERKILTAASILEDSPVEIPTPAGLYMPENYSNRYAGPVSVRTALSSSLNVPAVRVLGLVGAEPFAQRLRNIGFGGIRKDGEYYGWSLALGSADVTLWELVTAYRVLADGGRTGALSLLPAGKMPPGKAGMDRRAAFIVSSILADRGARSVTFGLENALATRFWTAVKTGTSKDMRDNWCIGYSERYTVGVWVGNFSGAPMWNVTGVSGAAPVWMEVMDVLHRRADSRPPTPPAGVVEAPIRPAGTEPDRAEWFLAGTEPSPAAEAGPPRAVAAILYPPSGAVLALDPDIPEENQRVSFLARAPAGAVWILDGRAAGRAASHVWAPVRGEHVLSLADAETKILDTVRFHVK, from the coding sequence ATGAGAAAAAAGATCCTCCTCTGGGCCGCCGCGATCCTGGTCCTTGTCACCGGTGCGGCGGCGTGGATCCTGTCGGGCATGATGCGGGGAGGCCCGCCGCCCCCCTCCTTTGCCCAGGTGCGGGAGGACCGGCGGCTGTCGGAGGCCTTCCTCCTGGACCGCCAGGGCCGTGTCATTCACGAGCTGCGCGTCGACCCCTCGGGGCGCCGCCTGCAGTGGGTCGCCCTGGACGACATCTCGCCGGCCCTGATCCAGGCGGTCGTCCGGGGGGAGGACCGGCGGTTCCGGGAGCACGGGGGCATAGACTGGCTCGCAGCAGCGGGATCGTTCGCGAGGAGGATTTCCGGCGGCCCACTCCGGGGGGCCAGCACGATCTCCATGCAGCTCGCGGCACGGCTGGACCGGGAAGCGCGTCCGCGGGCCGTGCGGAGAACCTGGGAGGAAAAGATCCGCCAGGCGCGGGCGGCCCTGCGCCTCGAAGAGGCCTGGACGAAGGACCAGATCATCGAGGCCTACCTCAACCTGATCACCTTCCGAGGCGAGCTTCAGGGCGTGGCCGCCGCTTCCCGGGGACTCTTCGGCAAGGACCCGTCGGGCCTCACCGACGAGGAGGCATTCCTGCTGGCCGCCCTGATCCCGGCCGGACGGGCCCGGCCCGAACAGGCCGCTGCCCGGGCGTGGCGCATGGTCCGCTCCCTCGACGTGCAGACGACGCCCGATCGCCTGCGATCCCTGGCCGACGAGCGGCTGGGGCAGCCCTACGTCATCCAACCGGCCGTGGCCCTGGCGCCCCACGTGGCCAGGCTTCTCCTGACGGAAGGGAACCGGAGGGTCACCTCCACGCTTGACGGCGACCTGCAGCGGCAGGTAACGGAGATCCTCCGCCGGCACCTGGACATGCTCCGTGACCGGAACGTCCGGGACGGGGCCGTCCTTGTGGCGGACAACCGGACCGGTGCGATTCTGGCCTATGCGGGCAACCAGGGACCGGACTCCTCGGCGCCGTTCGTGGATGGCGTCCGGGCCCCGCGGCAGGCCGGATCCACCCTGAAGCCGTTCCTGTACGGGCTGGCCCTGGAGCGGAAAATTCTCACGGCAGCCTCCATCCTCGAGGACTCCCCCGTGGAGATCCCGACGCCGGCCGGGCTGTACATGCCGGAGAATTACTCGAACCGCTATGCCGGACCGGTCAGCGTCCGGACGGCACTGTCGTCGTCCCTCAACGTCCCCGCCGTGCGGGTGCTCGGGCTGGTCGGGGCGGAGCCGTTCGCCCAGCGCCTCCGGAATATCGGCTTCGGCGGGATCCGGAAGGACGGCGAGTACTACGGCTGGTCCCTGGCCCTGGGGTCCGCCGACGTAACGCTCTGGGAACTGGTGACGGCCTACCGGGTCCTGGCCGACGGCGGGCGGACCGGCGCCCTGTCACTCCTGCCGGCCGGGAAGATGCCACCCGGGAAGGCCGGAATGGACCGGCGGGCGGCCTTTATCGTTTCCTCCATCCTGGCGGACCGTGGGGCCCGGAGCGTCACCTTCGGACTGGAAAACGCCCTGGCGACCCGGTTCTGGACGGCCGTGAAAACGGGGACCAGCAAGGACATGAGGGATAACTGGTGCATCGGATACTCGGAGCGCTACACGGTGGGGGTCTGGGTGGGAAATTTCTCCGGCGCCCCCATGTGGAACGTGACCGGCGTTTCCGGAGCCGCCCCGGTGTGGATGGAGGTCATGGACGTCCTGCACCGCCGCGCCGACTCACGGCCGCCTACACCGCCGGCCGGCGTGGTTGAAGCGCCAATCCGGCCGGCCGGCACGGAGCCGGACCGGGCCGAGTGGTTCCTGGCGGGGACCGAGCCGTCGCCGGCTGCGGAGGCGGGACCGCCCCGAGCGGTTGCCGCCATCCTGTATCCTCCCTCGGGAGCCGTCCTGGCCCTCGATCCGGACATCCCGGAGGAGAACCAGCGGGTCTCCTTTCTGGCCAGGGCTCCCGCGGGGGCGGTCTGGATCCTGGACGGCCGTGCCGCCGGGAGAGCAGCATCCCACGTCTGGGCGCCGGTCCGGGGGGAACACGTCCTGTCGCTGGCGGATGCGGAAACCAAAATTCTCGATACGGTGAGGTTCCACGTAAAATGA